TTTCGCGAAAGCTATCTAGTGGCCGAAGAACGCGCGGACATCCTGGACGTACGTGTCCGTGGCCTGATGCGCGGCCCAGTGGCCGTCGCCGTCATAGACGTTCCAGGAGGCGATGTTGGCGTGGTCGCGGTCGGCCAGCGTCCGCACCGAGTTCCAGTCGTACTCGAACATCGCCAGCCCCAGCCGTACGGTCGTCCGCTCCTTGGCGACCGGCTCCGCGACATAGAACTCGCGATAGATCCGCATGGCCGACGCGATCGTGCCGGTCAGCCAGTAGATGCTGACGTTGGTGAGGCCGAAGTCGATGTCGACGCTGTCGCGCCAGAGCTGCCCGTTCCACGCCAGCAGCCCCACCGGTGAGTCGGCCAGGGCGTGCGCGAGGGTCTGTGGGATCTGCCGGTGCACCTTGTCGTACGCGCCGCCGTTTCCGGAGAACCACTCGTTCTCCGCGACCGCCGCGCGCTCCTGCTCGGTCAGCCGTGCCAGCTCCTCCGGGTCGCCGGACGGCTCCGACCAGACCTGCTGGACGTGCACGCCGACCACGTTGTCCGGCGCGGCCCGGCCGATCTCCGGCGCGATGTAGGAACCCCAGTCGTTGCCGACCACACCGTACGAGCCGTAGTCGAGCCGTTTCATCAGCTCGACGAACGCCGGCACCATCCGCCACGGCGACCAGCCGCGGTCCTTCGTCGGACCGGAGAAGCCGAAGCCGGGCAGCGACGGGATCACCAGATGGAAGTCGGCGCTCAGCGGCTCGATCACGTCCAGATATTCCACCACCGACCCCGGCCAGCCGTGCAGCATGAGCAGCGGCAAGGCGTCCGGCCGCCTGGACCGTACGTGCAGGAAGTGGATGGTCTGGCCGTCGATCTCGGTGGTGAACTGCGGATACGCGTTGAGCCGCCGTTCCCAGGCCCGCCAGTCGTACTCGTCGCGCCAGTACGCGACCAGCTTGCGCAGGTGGTCGACCGGCACGCCGTAGTCCCATCCCGCGTCGTCCAGCTCCTCGGTCCAGCGCACGCGGCCGAGCCGGTCGCGCAGCTCGTCCAGCTCGGCCTGCGGCACGTCGATCGCGTACGGCCGGATCTGCTCGGTCATGACGGTCATCCTCTCGTCCGTGGGGTACGCCGGGTGATCGGAACCGCGGCACGGATTTCGACAGCCGTGCGCCGACCGAGACCAAAGTCCCTTCTCACCGGCCGTTCGGACAGCACTTCGGGGTTTGCCGCGCCGGTTGGCCGGGTACTTGTCACTCTGGCGATGTTGACCATGCGCAACCATCGGGGGTCCGTGATGGACACGCAGAACACCGCACCTGAAGACGACCACCGCGGCTATCGCGGCCGGCACCGCCGGACCGGGCTCGCCGCCAGTATCGCGACCTTGCTCGCCGTACCGATGACGTTCATCGGCCGGCGCAAGACGCACCTCACTCCGGCATAACTCACACACCGGGACATTCGGTGCCGTTCGCCGCGGCACCCTTTGTCGCGGTGGCTTTGTGTTCAGAAACTGGGTACGGTGTACTCGATCGCGTACGGCGTACTCAGTTGGAGGCTCGGTGCCTGATACATCCGTCCTCGTCGTCGGCGGCAGCAGTGTCGGCCTGGCGACGGCCCTCTTCCTCGCGCGTCAAGGCGTACGGACCACGCTGGTGGAGCGGCGGTCCGGCGTGTCCATCCACCCACGCGCGCTCGGTCTCGGCCTGCGTGCCGTCGAGGTGCTGGAAGACGCCGGACTGACCGCGGCGCTGGCGAAGGTGCAGCGTCCGACCGGTGGCGCGACCGGCCGCATCGACGTGGAGCGGATCGTCGGGGCCGACTTCTCCACGGTCGCGCGGCGTACCCCGCTCACCATGACCACCGACGACTTCGCGGCCGTCACTCCGGCGACGATGGGGCAGGTGAGCCAGGACCGGCTCGACAGCGTCCTGCTGCCGGCGGCGCGGGAGGCCGGCGTGACCGTACGGTTCGACGCCGACGTCACCAGTCTCGAACAGGACCCCGATGGCGTACGCGTGACACTCCAGGATGGCGAGGTCATCGAGGCCGCGTACGTCGTCGGCTGCGACGGCGCCAACAGCCGCGTACGCGAACTGGCCGGGATCACCCGCTCCGGGCCGGGCAAGCTCGCCGACGGATACGTCATCAACACGCTGTTCGAAGCCGATCTCAGCAAGTGGATCCCGCCGATGGCCTTCGGCATGTGCGGCATTCACAACGAGCAGGTCGGCGGCATCCTGATCTCCATCGACTATCCCAAGCGCTGGCTGTTCCACATCATGAACTCCGGCATCGAGTCGATGGACGACTATCCGCCGGAGCGCTGCGCCGAGCTGATACGCGCCGCGATCGGCGCGCCGGAGCTGCCGGTCGACGTGCTCAGCGCACTGCCGTGGCGGTCGAGCCTCTGGCTGGCCGACCGCTTCCGCGCCGGCCGTGTGTTCCTGGCCGGCGACGCCGCGCACGTCCATCCGCCGACCGGCGGCTTCGGCCTCAACACCGGCATCCCGGACGGCCACAACCTGGCCTGGAAGCTGGCGTTGGCGCTGCAAGGCGTGGCCGGGGACGCGCTGCTGGACACGTACGAGACCGAGCGCCGGTCGCTCGCGCGCTCTTCGCAGGAGCAGGTCATGTTGCGCGCCAGGAACATGGACGTGCACTGGGACGGCACGAAGTCGGCTGAGCGTGCCGCGCTCGGCATCGCCGAGTTTCCGGTGGCACAGCTGGCGTATCCGCAGATCTCGCCGGCGATCGTCGACCCGCCGCGCACCGACCTCGCCGACCGCGCGGACGTTGCCGCCAACCTCGACGGGTCGCCTGGTACGCGTGTGCCGCACGTGTGGCTCGACCTCGACGGCGAGCGCGTGTCGACGGTGAACCTCGCCGGACCGGAGTTCGCGCTGCTCACCGACGGCGGCCACTGGCCGGTCTGGGACCTTCCGCTGCCGTTGCGGACGTACGACGTGTCCGCCAGCCGCGTGCCGGGGATGTCGGCCGGCGGCGCCATGCTGGTCCGGCCGGACGGCATCGTGGCCTGGCGCGGTCAGCGCGACGGCCTCGATCGCGCCGTGGCGCAGGCCATCTGTCGAGTGCCAGCGGCCGCGGGTTAGCGTTGGGGCGTGCGCCTTCCGATCGACGCTGTCCTGTTCGACTTCCACGGCACGTTGATGCAGGTGGAGGCTGCCGAAGACTGGCTGCGCGGCGGCGCGCGTACGGCCGGCTATCCGCTGCCTGAGGCGGAGTTCGAGCGGCTGCTGCCGGCACTGGTCGCCGCCGGCCGCGCCGGCGGTCCACTGCCGGCGCACGTGCCGGACGAGTACGCCCGGCTGTTCGCCGAGCGTGACCTGTCGATGGAGCAGCACCGCGGCGCGTACACCGGCCTGCTGTCGACGGTCGATGGCGTGACACCGGAGCTGGCGACGGCGCTCTATGAGCGCCTGCTCGACCCGACGACCTGGATCGCCTATCCGGATGCCGCGCCGGTCCTCGCCGAGCTGCGCCTGCGCGGCATCCGTACGGCGATGATCAGCAACATCGGCTTCGACCTGCGGCCGATGCTGGCCGCCAGCGGATTCGCCGGGCTGTTCGACGAGGTCGTGCTGTCCTACGAGGTGGGGGCGCAGAAGCCGGACCCGAAGATCTTCCGCCTCAGCTGCGACCGCCTCGGCGTCGAGCCGGAGCGCGCGCTGATGGTCGGCGACACCGCTGCGGACGGCGCCGCGGTGGTCGTTGGTTGTCGCAGCCTGCTGCTGCCGGCGTCGCCGGTCGGCCAGGTGCACGGCCTCGACGCGGTGCTCCAGCTGACAACGCGCTGACCTCTTCGCTTACCAAACCCTTCGCAAGGAATTATCCTCAAAGTTGAGTCGTTGAGACTCATGTAAGGTGAGTGATTGACGGAGGTTTGACGATGGCTCTTCAACTGTGGGACCCGTTCACCGCACTTGCTCGTTTCGACACCGACTTCGACCGGCTCGTCCGGCGCAGCTGGGGTCAGGTGCGGACGGCTGGTTTCGTGCCGGCAGCGGACGTGACGACCGACGGCGACGACGTGCTGGTGACGCTGGAGCTGCCTGGCGTCGACGTCGAGAAGGACGTGGAGGTCGAGGTCGCCGACGGCCGGCTGACGATCAGCGGCCAGCGCCAGCAGCAGGACGAGCAGACGTCCGAGGACGGGCGCAAGGTGCTCGTACGCGAGTTCCGCTATGGCTCGTTCCGGCGCGACTTCGCGCTGCCGAAGGGTGTCACCGCCGAGCAGGTGAGCGCCGACTACGACCAGGGCCTGCTGACCGTACGCGTGAGCGGAGTGGCGCGGCCGAAGCCGCAGCCGCAGAAGGTCGCGATCCGGTCCGGAAAGCAGGAACTGCCGAGCGCCGAGTAGGTCAACCAGCGACGACCCAGGGATCCCTCGGGGTCCCTGCGTTTTCGTTCGCCGCGCCGGAGACCCGGTC
The nucleotide sequence above comes from Fodinicola acaciae. Encoded proteins:
- a CDS encoding epoxide hydrolase family protein, translated to MTEQIRPYAIDVPQAELDELRDRLGRVRWTEELDDAGWDYGVPVDHLRKLVAYWRDEYDWRAWERRLNAYPQFTTEIDGQTIHFLHVRSRRPDALPLLMLHGWPGSVVEYLDVIEPLSADFHLVIPSLPGFGFSGPTKDRGWSPWRMVPAFVELMKRLDYGSYGVVGNDWGSYIAPEIGRAAPDNVVGVHVQQVWSEPSGDPEELARLTEQERAAVAENEWFSGNGGAYDKVHRQIPQTLAHALADSPVGLLAWNGQLWRDSVDIDFGLTNVSIYWLTGTIASAMRIYREFYVAEPVAKERTTVRLGLAMFEYDWNSVRTLADRDHANIASWNVYDGDGHWAAHQATDTYVQDVRAFFGH
- a CDS encoding Hsp20/alpha crystallin family protein, with the protein product MALQLWDPFTALARFDTDFDRLVRRSWGQVRTAGFVPAADVTTDGDDVLVTLELPGVDVEKDVEVEVADGRLTISGQRQQQDEQTSEDGRKVLVREFRYGSFRRDFALPKGVTAEQVSADYDQGLLTVRVSGVARPKPQPQKVAIRSGKQELPSAE
- a CDS encoding HAD family hydrolase, whose amino-acid sequence is MRLPIDAVLFDFHGTLMQVEAAEDWLRGGARTAGYPLPEAEFERLLPALVAAGRAGGPLPAHVPDEYARLFAERDLSMEQHRGAYTGLLSTVDGVTPELATALYERLLDPTTWIAYPDAAPVLAELRLRGIRTAMISNIGFDLRPMLAASGFAGLFDEVVLSYEVGAQKPDPKIFRLSCDRLGVEPERALMVGDTAADGAAVVVGCRSLLLPASPVGQVHGLDAVLQLTTR
- a CDS encoding FAD-dependent monooxygenase, producing MPDTSVLVVGGSSVGLATALFLARQGVRTTLVERRSGVSIHPRALGLGLRAVEVLEDAGLTAALAKVQRPTGGATGRIDVERIVGADFSTVARRTPLTMTTDDFAAVTPATMGQVSQDRLDSVLLPAAREAGVTVRFDADVTSLEQDPDGVRVTLQDGEVIEAAYVVGCDGANSRVRELAGITRSGPGKLADGYVINTLFEADLSKWIPPMAFGMCGIHNEQVGGILISIDYPKRWLFHIMNSGIESMDDYPPERCAELIRAAIGAPELPVDVLSALPWRSSLWLADRFRAGRVFLAGDAAHVHPPTGGFGLNTGIPDGHNLAWKLALALQGVAGDALLDTYETERRSLARSSQEQVMLRARNMDVHWDGTKSAERAALGIAEFPVAQLAYPQISPAIVDPPRTDLADRADVAANLDGSPGTRVPHVWLDLDGERVSTVNLAGPEFALLTDGGHWPVWDLPLPLRTYDVSASRVPGMSAGGAMLVRPDGIVAWRGQRDGLDRAVAQAICRVPAAAG